AGGCAGCCTCATTCTTATTTGTTTCAATATAGGTCGGGCATGAAGGTAGGCAAAAACCACAGCGCATGCAGTTCAAAAGCTCTTCTTCATCCATCCGTTTTTTAAAATCGGTTTGAATTTTTTCTTGCGTATTCAATTACCGGACACCACCCGTTTGCGGGAAGCCTTTGCAAAAATCTTGCCAGGGTTTAAGATGTTTTCGGGATCTAATGACGTCTTGATTGCTTTCATCGCCTCGACGCCCGCTTCACCCAGCTTCCATTCCAGAAAAGGCGCCTTCATGAGGCCGACCCCATGTTCACCTGTGATCGTCCCGCCAAGCTCTATCGCTTTCTCAAAAATTTCTTCAAAGGCTTTTTCAACGCGTTCATATTCACTTTTGTCTCTCGAATCGGTGATACAGGTCGGGTGCAGATTGCCATCTCCCGCATGGCCAAATGTACAAATTTCGACTTGATGCTTTTGAGCAATTTCTTTAATGGCCAGCACCATCTCAGCTACCTTCGACCGCGGTACGGTGGCATCTTCTAGAATCGTTGTCGGTTTTAAACGGGCAAGCGCCGACAATGCCGATCTTCTTGCGGTTGTTAAAGCCTCCGCTTCCTTCTTGGTTTTGGCAACGCTTACATTTAATGCGTTCTCCTGTAAGCAAATCGCTTCAATTTTAAGTATGTCGCGGGAGACAACCTCAAAAGCCCCGTCCTGCTCGATTAATAGAATCGCATCAGCCTCAGTTGGCAATCCAATCCGCGCAAAATCTTCTACCACCTTAATGGTTGGCTGATCCAAAAATTCAAGCGTCGCCGGTATGATTTTATTTGCTATGATCGACGAAACGCTTCTTGCAGCAGCACCGATATCGTCATAGATCGCGAGAATTGTCTGCTTCGTCTCGGGAGGAGGAATGAGCTTTAACGTTGCTTCAGTGACAATCCCCAATGTCCCTTCTGCCCCGACGAAAAGTCTCGTTAAATCGTATCCAGCAACGTCTTTTGCCAATTTCCCGCCTGTCCGAATCGTTTTTCCATTGGCGAGAATGACCTCAAGGCCAAGGACATAGTCGCGGGTGACGCCATACTTTAATCCTCTCAGCCCGCCGGAATTTTCACTGATGTTGCCGCCGATCGTTGATATTTTCATAGAGCTTGGATCCGGCGGATAAAACAGAGCCTTTTCCTCAACAGCTTGAATAAAATCAAGCGTATTCACCCCCGGTTGAACGGTAGCTGTCAGATTTTCTTCATCAATTTCCAAAATCTTATCCATATGCTTAAAAAGCAGAACGACCCCTCCCTCAGTTGGGCACGTCCCGCCGCACAGATTGGTTCCTGAACCCCTAGGGACGATTGGGATTCGATGTTCGCGGCACACGTCAATAATCTTCGCAATCTCTTCGCTGTTTCTCGGAGACAAAACAGCATCCGGCATCGATTGAAAGCCCGGTGTTGCATCATACGAATAAGAGAATAGGCTTGCTTTCGTATGCTCAACATTTTCAGCGCCGACAATTCTTTGAAACACCTCTAAAACCGATTGCTCCAACATTTAACATCCCCCTTTGTTCAATCATACAGTAAATGGGATTCGTTGAACATTGATACTCCAACAAAAAAATCCGCCCTAGTGAGACGGATTTTCGTTGATCTGCTTTAGTTTACCTATGTACCCGATCGCTTCTGCGTATTCTTCATCTGTATAACGCAGCTTGCTCTTAACAGTAAAAACCTTGTCTTTTTTTTCGTCATCTTCAAGATTGTCAAAGAATAAAATCGTTGAGACAAGCTCTAAAAACCGGGATGACTGTTCGTTTAGATCGAGCATATACTCTTTAATCGGCGGCATATTCACCTCGGCGCGATTCAAGAATTCGTTTCCTTGGTCAGTCAAGGCGTAACGATATTGATAATAACCGCCCTTTTTTTCTTTTACCTCATTCAGAAAACCTAAATTGCAAAGCTCCTCGACTTGCAGCGTCAATTCTTCCGAATAAGGGCCGTAAAAGTGAAAATCATATTTTTCATAAAAGGGAAGATCCAATTTTTTTGCAATATAAATCATTTTCTGCAGCTTCTTGCGGCCGATGATTTCCCCCGATTCCGAGAAGACCTTCATCAGCTTTGCGTGTTCTTTCAACAAAACCCCTTCATCTCCTTTATCTCTTAAGTCAGTTTTAACAATTCTTTTATTTTTAATTTAGCCGCTCGTTTTACGGAAAGGTCCATAATCAAATCCTGGGGAAAATAGAGCTTATGATCAGTACGCCTTTTTCCCGAAATGCCATCGACGATATCAGATTGTCTGGAAAGCTCCTTTAAACTGCCGTCCTGCGTAAGCAAATGAATAGGGAGGCGTTCTTCTTCCTCTCCCGGACGATAAAAGTCATATGGAAGGTCGGAGGAAGAATCAACAACTAAATAATAGTCTGGATCGATTCCCGCCCGCTTAAATAACGTCGTTAACTCAAAAAACTTGACCATTTCTTCGTTTGGGTTAAATTCTACGTATTGAAAAAGGCGACGGTTGCTAAATCTCTTGCACAAATCGGAAAGTATGCTGTCTTCTTCTTCTTCCCATGCTTGAAAATAATAAAGAATAATGGACTCATCAAGCTTGAGATAATCGGACAGGGTTACTTTCCCTTCAAAGATTG
This window of the Bacillus gobiensis genome carries:
- the glcD gene encoding glycolate oxidase subunit GlcD, coding for MLEQSVLEVFQRIVGAENVEHTKASLFSYSYDATPGFQSMPDAVLSPRNSEEIAKIIDVCREHRIPIVPRGSGTNLCGGTCPTEGGVVLLFKHMDKILEIDEENLTATVQPGVNTLDFIQAVEEKALFYPPDPSSMKISTIGGNISENSGGLRGLKYGVTRDYVLGLEVILANGKTIRTGGKLAKDVAGYDLTRLFVGAEGTLGIVTEATLKLIPPPETKQTILAIYDDIGAAARSVSSIIANKIIPATLEFLDQPTIKVVEDFARIGLPTEADAILLIEQDGAFEVVSRDILKIEAICLQENALNVSVAKTKKEAEALTTARRSALSALARLKPTTILEDATVPRSKVAEMVLAIKEIAQKHQVEICTFGHAGDGNLHPTCITDSRDKSEYERVEKAFEEIFEKAIELGGTITGEHGVGLMKAPFLEWKLGEAGVEAMKAIKTSLDPENILNPGKIFAKASRKRVVSGN
- a CDS encoding YwgA family protein, with the protein product MLKEHAKLMKVFSESGEIIGRKKLQKMIYIAKKLDLPFYEKYDFHFYGPYSEELTLQVEELCNLGFLNEVKEKKGGYYQYRYALTDQGNEFLNRAEVNMPPIKEYMLDLNEQSSRFLELVSTILFFDNLEDDEKKDKVFTVKSKLRYTDEEYAEAIGYIGKLKQINENPSH